The Flavobacteriales bacterium DNA window ACCCGCTAGCTCGAAAAGGAATGTGGAATGGCCGTAGAATGTTACTCGCATGCACTGTGGCTGTAGTTAACAAATTTGACCAATTTTCACCCCTGCTTCGGGCTCTATGCGCTTGTTTTGCCAAAGCTTTTTGAACATGGAATTGTTAATTGAAGAAGGATGATCGGAATCGTCAGCGGGACCAATAGAGCGGATAATCTGTCGTGTCAGATTGCCAATCTCTACGCCCAATTACTTGAGAATGAAGGAGCTGAACATGTCTTGATCGATCTGCGTGATCTGCCGAGGGATATCGCTTTCGCAGAGACATATGGAGAACGCAGTGCGGATTATACGCGGCAATTCGTACAACCCATGGAGGACTGTGAGAAATTCGTCTTCGTGATACCGGAGTATAATGGCGGATTTCCAGGAATTCTCAAACTATTCATCGACTCCATTCCTCCCCGGGCCTTCTATTACAA harbors:
- a CDS encoding NAD(P)H-dependent oxidoreductase translates to MIGIVSGTNRADNLSCQIANLYAQLLENEGAEHVLIDLRDLPRDIAFAETYGERSADYTRQFVQPMEDCEKFVFVIPEYNGGFPGILKLFIDSIPPRAFYYKKAGLIGLSNGRGGAARAMDQFSNVLNYLRVDVIAQKPKLSAIHQALGKEGDLMDEEYATRLKEHVKKMLAF